A region of uncultured Draconibacterium sp. DNA encodes the following proteins:
- a CDS encoding glycosyltransferase family protein: MKILYAIQGTGNGHLARATEIVPLLKELGETDILVSGIQGDIRLPFPVKYRLYGFSFIFGKKGGVAIWKTITKARIFRLANDIRKIPVHQYDVVINDFEPVSAWACKLRKKTCVGLSHQNAVLHSKAPRPTKKDVLGEWILKHYAPATFRYGFHFKQLDEHNFEPVIRSAIRNATITNNGHYTVYLPAFSNLEIEKLLGPHQSVRWQVFSKHCPKSYTKGSIQFNPVSLEEFNRSFIACSGIMCTAGFETPAEALFMGKKLCVIPMKNQYEQACNAAMLADMGVSVIHKTGSCHDILSNWLQSGQTIQILYPDNTYDILKGVIT, encoded by the coding sequence GTGAAGATTTTATATGCTATACAAGGCACGGGGAATGGTCATCTGGCGCGAGCCACTGAAATCGTCCCTTTGCTAAAAGAATTAGGAGAAACGGATATCCTTGTGAGCGGAATTCAGGGGGATATCCGTTTGCCATTTCCGGTAAAATACCGGCTTTACGGCTTTAGCTTTATTTTTGGTAAAAAAGGTGGTGTAGCCATTTGGAAAACCATTACCAAAGCCCGTATTTTTCGGTTGGCAAACGATATCCGCAAAATACCCGTTCATCAGTACGACGTGGTGATTAACGATTTTGAACCGGTAAGTGCCTGGGCCTGCAAACTGCGTAAGAAAACGTGTGTTGGACTTAGCCATCAAAACGCGGTTTTACATTCAAAAGCACCCCGGCCAACAAAAAAAGATGTTTTGGGCGAATGGATTTTAAAACATTACGCACCGGCAACATTTCGTTATGGTTTTCATTTCAAACAATTGGATGAGCACAATTTTGAACCGGTTATCCGCTCTGCTATCCGAAATGCAACTATTACGAATAACGGCCATTATACCGTTTATCTGCCGGCTTTTAGCAATTTGGAAATTGAAAAATTGCTTGGCCCTCATCAATCCGTTCGCTGGCAGGTTTTCTCAAAACACTGCCCGAAAAGTTATACCAAAGGCTCCATTCAGTTTAACCCGGTTTCGCTCGAAGAGTTTAACCGGTCGTTTATCGCTTGCTCGGGAATAATGTGCACTGCCGGTTTTGAAACACCTGCCGAAGCATTGTTTATGGGTAAAAAGCTGTGTGTTATTCCCATGAAAAATCAATACGAACAGGCTTGTAATGCAGCCATGCTGGCCGATATGGGAGTCTCGGTAATTCATAAAACCGGCTCTTGCCACGATATTCTTTCCAACTGGCTACAGTCGGGGCAGACGATACAGATTTTGTACCCCGATAATACATACGACATTTTAAAGGGAGTAATAACCTGA
- a CDS encoding phytase, which yields MNCTCNRIFLASVLLAILVVSIVGCESNRPSEGSRNAGEHIKNTVVAVAETTPVPQSKNEDSADDPAIWVDTTNVMNSFTIGTDKKGGLATYDLNGKQLNYYADGNMNNCDLRYGFQLGEKQVDVLAASNRTTHSISLYLVKKGGVLEEAHARVITSKMQDDVYGLGMYRSAKTGNYFVFLNSKAGEVEQWQLIAKGDKIDAKLVRSWSLGTQTEGVAADDETGVVYIGEEVAGIYKFDAEPDDSTVGKLISMSTEENPDMHYDIEGLAIYATDSVNGYLVASSQGSYSYAVFERQGDNKYLGSFRIADGDVDGVEETDGIDITNIALGAQYPKGMLVVQDGYNYDGEELVSQNFKYISWEAIEKLFIKQE from the coding sequence ATGAATTGTACTTGTAATCGTATTTTTTTAGCGAGTGTGTTACTGGCAATTTTGGTAGTAAGTATTGTTGGTTGCGAAAGTAACCGCCCCAGCGAGGGTTCGCGTAATGCCGGCGAACACATTAAAAATACTGTTGTTGCGGTAGCCGAAACTACACCTGTTCCGCAAAGTAAAAACGAAGATTCGGCTGATGACCCCGCCATTTGGGTCGATACAACCAATGTAATGAACTCGTTTACCATCGGTACCGATAAAAAAGGAGGTCTGGCCACCTACGATCTCAACGGGAAACAATTGAACTATTACGCCGATGGCAATATGAATAACTGCGATTTGCGCTATGGTTTTCAGCTGGGAGAGAAACAAGTTGATGTGCTGGCAGCCAGTAACCGCACTACGCATTCTATATCCTTGTATTTGGTGAAAAAAGGCGGAGTGCTCGAGGAGGCTCATGCGCGGGTAATTACTTCCAAAATGCAGGATGATGTTTATGGTTTGGGCATGTACCGAAGTGCAAAAACCGGTAACTATTTTGTATTTCTGAATAGCAAAGCCGGAGAAGTGGAACAGTGGCAACTGATTGCCAAAGGTGATAAAATCGATGCCAAACTGGTACGCTCATGGAGCCTTGGGACACAAACCGAAGGAGTGGCTGCCGACGATGAAACCGGAGTTGTTTACATCGGAGAAGAAGTAGCGGGTATTTATAAATTCGATGCTGAACCCGATGACTCTACCGTAGGAAAACTGATTTCGATGAGTACGGAAGAAAATCCGGATATGCACTACGATATTGAAGGACTGGCGATTTATGCCACCGACAGTGTTAATGGTTACCTGGTGGCTTCGTCGCAGGGAAGTTACAGTTACGCGGTTTTCGAGCGGCAGGGCGACAATAAGTACCTGGGAAGTTTCCGTATTGCTGACGGCGACGTTGATGGCGTGGAAGAAACCGATGGAATTGACATCACGAACATTGCGTTGGGCGCACAATACCCTAAAGGAATGTTGGTGGTTCAGGATGGTTATAACTATGATGGCGAAGAACTGGTAAGCCAGAATTTTAAATACATCTCGTGGGAGGCCATTGAAAAGTTATTTATAAAACAGGAATAA